Proteins encoded by one window of Halorubrum ruber:
- a CDS encoding CheR family methyltransferase encodes MSGSADDGETAFEGVLRQIDDTVPFEPGYYNESYLDRRITARMRRRDTESHAEYERILREDADERQALMDALTINVTEFFRNPEMWDVLRDVLRERTADQRRVRVWSAPSADGREPYSVAMLACDDPEIDESRVEVLGSDISEEALDNAREGVYHTTRTTDIAEELEPLSDPDRYVERDEDTFRVREAPRRLVEFETHDLIRDGARDPFDVVLCRNLLIYIDVDHKAALFDTLEASLAEDGVLVLGMTESVPPDRSDRYEPIDKRRRVFGRR; translated from the coding sequence ATGAGCGGGTCAGCGGACGACGGCGAGACGGCGTTCGAGGGCGTCCTCCGGCAGATCGACGACACGGTGCCGTTCGAGCCGGGCTACTACAACGAGTCGTACCTCGACCGCCGGATCACGGCGCGGATGCGCCGGCGAGACACGGAGTCGCACGCCGAGTACGAGCGCATCCTCCGCGAGGACGCCGACGAGCGGCAGGCGCTGATGGACGCGCTCACGATCAACGTGACGGAGTTCTTCCGCAACCCGGAGATGTGGGACGTCCTCCGGGACGTGCTACGCGAGCGGACCGCGGACCAGCGGCGGGTCCGCGTCTGGTCCGCGCCGTCGGCGGACGGCCGCGAGCCGTACTCCGTCGCGATGTTGGCCTGCGACGACCCCGAGATCGACGAGTCGCGCGTGGAGGTGCTCGGCTCCGACATCAGCGAGGAGGCGCTCGACAACGCCCGCGAGGGCGTCTATCACACGACGCGGACGACCGACATCGCCGAGGAGCTCGAACCCCTCTCGGACCCGGACCGCTACGTCGAGCGCGACGAGGACACGTTCCGCGTCCGGGAGGCCCCGCGCCGACTCGTCGAGTTCGAGACGCACGACCTGATCCGCGACGGCGCCCGCGACCCCTTCGACGTGGTGTTGTGCCGGAACCTGCTGATCTACATCGACGTCGACCACAAGGCCGCCCTCTTCGACACGCTGGAGGCGTCGCTCGCCGAGGACGGTGTCCTCGTGTTGGGGATGACCGAGAGCGTCCCGCCGGACCGCAGCGACCGCTACGAACCGATCGACAAGCGACGGCGGGTGTTCGGGAGGCGCTGA
- a CDS encoding HEAT repeat domain-containing protein, with protein sequence MSLYQHARDGNAERLRDALGSDSAAVRRRAAEFLGEVGEEGDQPTIDGLLRAATTDDDPEVRGAAVDALDEIGEAALEQLLEELTGGGGDSEAEWVTARKFARALKADRPELRMAAANALGRLDDASGLQPLVGALDDEDPRVRLRAAQACGTFADARAVPGLRERLDDEEPRVRRAAANALGTIGTDEALSPLLDLLDDGDESIRRIAAGALGKASTPEPVEPLARALGDESAVVRNAAVYSVIELLSNVPTQQSHAVRDQVVSELKAADDATVVEPLVEILTDGQQSRQRRNAAWILGRVADPDTATAVEALADALADDDPQTAQFAATSLKSLGGPVVEDRLLDKLGPEHPEDARAKAVFVLGQIGGQETLNRLEEYADDDSQAVRKRVFSAVSKLRAGGP encoded by the coding sequence ATGTCGCTGTACCAGCACGCTCGGGACGGGAACGCGGAGCGCCTTCGAGACGCGCTCGGTAGCGACAGCGCGGCCGTCCGGCGGCGCGCCGCCGAGTTCCTCGGCGAGGTCGGCGAGGAGGGCGACCAGCCGACGATCGACGGGCTGCTCCGCGCGGCGACGACGGACGACGACCCCGAGGTCCGCGGCGCGGCGGTCGACGCGCTCGACGAGATCGGCGAGGCGGCGCTCGAACAGCTCCTCGAGGAGCTCACCGGCGGCGGCGGCGACTCGGAGGCGGAGTGGGTCACCGCGCGCAAGTTTGCCCGCGCGCTGAAGGCCGACCGACCGGAGCTCCGGATGGCGGCGGCGAACGCGCTCGGGCGCCTCGACGACGCGAGCGGTCTCCAACCCCTGGTCGGCGCGCTCGACGACGAAGACCCCCGCGTCCGGCTTCGCGCGGCGCAGGCCTGCGGGACCTTCGCGGACGCCAGGGCGGTCCCCGGCCTCCGCGAGCGGCTCGACGACGAGGAGCCGCGGGTGCGCCGCGCCGCGGCGAACGCGCTGGGGACGATCGGCACGGACGAGGCGCTGTCGCCGCTGCTCGACCTGCTCGACGACGGCGACGAGTCGATCCGGCGGATCGCGGCCGGGGCGCTCGGCAAGGCGAGCACGCCGGAGCCGGTCGAGCCGCTCGCGCGGGCGCTCGGCGACGAGAGCGCCGTCGTCCGCAACGCGGCGGTGTACTCGGTGATCGAGCTGCTCTCGAACGTGCCGACCCAGCAGAGCCACGCGGTCCGCGACCAGGTGGTCTCGGAGCTGAAAGCGGCCGACGACGCGACCGTCGTCGAGCCGCTCGTCGAGATCCTCACCGACGGCCAGCAGTCCCGCCAGCGCCGGAACGCGGCGTGGATCCTCGGCCGAGTGGCGGACCCGGATACGGCGACTGCGGTGGAGGCGCTCGCGGACGCGCTCGCGGACGACGACCCGCAGACCGCGCAGTTCGCGGCCACGAGCCTCAAGAGCCTCGGCGGCCCGGTCGTCGAGGACCGCCTGCTCGACAAGCTGGGGCCCGAACACCCGGAGGACGCCCGCGCGAAGGCGGTGTTCGTCCTCGGGCAGATCGGCGGGCAGGAGACGCTCAACCGCCTCGAAGAGTACGCGGACGACGACAGCCAGGCCGTCAGAAAGCGCGTGTTCTCGGCCGTCTCGAAGCTGCGCGCGGGGGGTCCGTAA
- a CDS encoding CheF family chemotaxis protein — translation MAQEEGEYKITDTQAKFAVAVREGRKVSDVSWTPGRVLLSNRRLILAGNDGKRTVPLSKLERLGGRHDANQSVARVSNYVSFDLGEQVMLVAAKDHEPFERDVYRALLDQKTVMAKHPAIEGGVVQDTEWEQARVKIDENGLNAALERGAFVKFDLDDISGLDAAKRTVNGDKKPVIEVSHTDDEGTSIETHVAGDPSRMRFVESWLRKGEERSSTNVDLSNRDREVLMALYSGVSPFEIPSFLGMDVDDVEETFERLVELEVVEEVRVRREVALNSRGRNIASEAMNEQ, via the coding sequence ATGGCGCAAGAGGAGGGCGAGTACAAGATCACCGACACGCAGGCGAAGTTCGCGGTCGCGGTCCGGGAGGGCCGAAAGGTGAGCGACGTCTCGTGGACGCCCGGCCGCGTCCTCCTCTCGAACCGGCGGCTGATACTCGCCGGCAACGACGGGAAGCGGACCGTCCCGCTGTCGAAGCTGGAGCGGCTCGGCGGTCGCCACGACGCGAACCAGTCGGTCGCGCGCGTCTCCAACTACGTGAGCTTCGACCTCGGCGAGCAGGTGATGCTCGTCGCCGCCAAGGACCACGAGCCGTTCGAGCGCGACGTCTACCGCGCGCTCTTAGACCAGAAGACCGTGATGGCGAAACACCCCGCGATCGAGGGCGGCGTCGTCCAGGACACCGAGTGGGAGCAGGCCCGCGTGAAGATCGACGAGAACGGGCTCAACGCGGCCTTGGAGCGCGGCGCGTTCGTGAAGTTCGACCTCGACGACATCAGCGGGCTCGACGCGGCGAAGCGCACCGTCAACGGCGACAAAAAGCCCGTCATCGAGGTGTCGCACACCGACGACGAGGGGACGAGCATCGAGACCCACGTCGCCGGCGACCCCAGCCGCATGCGGTTCGTCGAGTCGTGGCTCCGGAAGGGCGAGGAGCGCTCCTCGACGAACGTCGACCTCTCTAACCGCGACCGGGAGGTGCTGATGGCGCTGTACTCCGGCGTCTCGCCGTTCGAGATCCCCTCGTTCCTCGGGATGGACGTCGACGACGTCGAGGAGACGTTCGAGCGGCTCGTCGAGCTCGAAGTGGTCGAGGAGGTCCGGGTCCGCCGCGAGGTCGCGCTCAACTCCCGCGGCCGCAACATCGCCAGCGAAGCGATGAACGAGCAGTAG
- a CDS encoding HAD family hydrolase, producing the protein MSYEAVLFDLDNTLYPYAPCNEAGKRAALDALRERGYELDRAAFDDLYATGRRETKRETGGTAASHSRHVYFKRGLSRHAGEPDPAGALAAGDAYWNGYLAEMSLCDGVEAVLDALDAAGTDVAVVTNLTTRVQLRKLVRLGIDDRIDLLVTSEEVGREKPSALPFTSALAELDRRPSEALAVGDNVETDVAGANAVGLDSALFVADGDAPADAELSERQRPDHRLDAFADLTEVAA; encoded by the coding sequence ATGAGCTACGAGGCAGTGCTTTTCGACCTCGACAACACGCTGTACCCGTACGCCCCGTGTAACGAGGCGGGCAAGCGGGCCGCGCTCGACGCCCTCCGCGAGCGCGGGTACGAACTCGACCGCGCGGCGTTCGACGACCTGTACGCGACCGGCCGGCGGGAAACGAAGCGCGAAACCGGCGGCACCGCGGCCTCGCACTCCCGCCACGTCTACTTCAAGCGCGGGCTGTCTCGGCACGCGGGCGAGCCCGACCCCGCGGGCGCGCTGGCGGCTGGCGACGCCTACTGGAACGGCTACCTCGCGGAGATGTCGCTCTGCGACGGCGTCGAGGCGGTCCTCGACGCCCTCGACGCAGCGGGGACGGACGTCGCGGTCGTGACGAACCTCACGACGCGGGTCCAGCTGCGGAAGCTCGTGCGCCTCGGGATCGACGACCGGATCGACCTGCTCGTCACCTCCGAGGAGGTGGGCCGCGAGAAGCCGAGCGCGCTCCCGTTCACGAGCGCGCTCGCCGAGCTTGACCGCCGGCCGAGCGAGGCGCTGGCGGTCGGCGACAACGTCGAGACCGACGTCGCCGGCGCGAACGCCGTCGGGCTCGACTCGGCGCTGTTCGTCGCCGACGGCGACGCGCCGGCGGACGCGGAACTGTCCGAACGACAGCGCCCGGACCACCGGCTCGACGCCTTCGCCGACCTGACGGAGGTGGCGGCGTGA
- a CDS encoding class II aldolase/adducin family protein: MTRESRDDANSDLLRGAREAVVEYAPALADLTPGRTGNLSVRDGDSVAVTPTGVPYDSFDAADVPVVSLEGERLAGRMAPSSEVPMHTGIYQHDRPGAIVHTHSPWATTMATLHQKLPPIHYMIAAVGREVPLADYAPYGTEELAANVVAAMAEAGSDAAILANHGLVVTGPDIETAVENTRHVEDICRLYLRASAVGEPHVLTDEQMATVEERFESYGQQPDAE; this comes from the coding sequence GTGACCCGAGAGAGCCGCGACGACGCCAACTCCGACCTCCTGCGCGGGGCGCGCGAGGCGGTCGTCGAGTACGCCCCCGCGCTCGCGGACCTGACGCCCGGCCGGACCGGGAACCTGAGCGTCCGCGACGGCGATTCGGTCGCCGTCACGCCCACCGGCGTCCCCTACGACTCCTTCGACGCCGCCGACGTGCCCGTGGTGTCGCTGGAGGGCGAGCGGCTCGCGGGGCGGATGGCGCCGTCGAGCGAGGTGCCGATGCACACGGGCATTTATCAACACGACCGGCCGGGCGCGATCGTCCACACCCACTCGCCGTGGGCGACGACGATGGCGACGCTTCATCAGAAGCTTCCCCCGATCCACTACATGATCGCCGCCGTGGGGCGGGAGGTCCCCTTAGCGGACTACGCGCCGTACGGCACCGAGGAGCTGGCGGCGAACGTCGTGGCCGCGATGGCCGAGGCGGGCTCCGACGCCGCGATCCTCGCGAACCACGGGCTCGTGGTGACCGGCCCCGATATCGAGACGGCGGTGGAGAACACCCGCCACGTCGAGGACATCTGCCGCCTCTACCTGCGCGCGTCCGCCGTCGGCGAGCCGCACGTCCTCACCGACGAGCAGATGGCGACGGTGGAGGAGCGGTTCGAGAGCTACGGCCAGCAGCCCGACGCGGAGTGA
- a CDS encoding ribose 1,5-bisphosphate isomerase: MTDTEPAPAVRETAESIATMEIRGAATIASAAAEALAEQAEAAAEADATASDPEAFRASMRAAARTLRETRPTAVSLPNALRYVLQRMEGDSVDRLRRSVVDASEAFVEQLDRAQEDLGQVGANRLADGDTVMTHCHSTDALACIEAAVEQGKSISAVVKETRPRQQGHITAEQLRDAGVPVTLIVDSAARRYLDEVDHVVVGADSIAADGGVINKIGTSGLAVNARERGVPIMTAAQTIKLHPETLTGHTVEIEMRDEGEVIEPEAREEIGDIAVENPAFDVTPPRYMDAIVTEQGQFPPESIVTLMRELFGEGAAEPWAEP; this comes from the coding sequence ATGACAGACACCGAGCCGGCGCCGGCGGTCCGCGAGACCGCCGAGTCGATCGCGACCATGGAGATCCGCGGCGCGGCCACCATCGCCTCCGCGGCCGCCGAGGCGCTCGCCGAGCAGGCGGAGGCGGCGGCCGAGGCGGACGCGACCGCGAGCGACCCCGAGGCGTTCCGCGCGTCGATGCGCGCCGCGGCGCGAACCCTCCGCGAGACGCGCCCGACCGCGGTGTCGCTGCCGAACGCCCTCCGCTACGTCCTCCAGCGGATGGAGGGCGACTCCGTCGATCGGCTCCGCCGGAGCGTCGTCGACGCGAGCGAGGCGTTCGTCGAACAGCTCGACCGCGCGCAGGAGGACCTCGGGCAGGTGGGCGCGAACCGCCTCGCGGACGGCGACACGGTGATGACCCACTGCCACTCCACCGACGCCCTCGCGTGCATCGAGGCGGCCGTCGAGCAGGGGAAGTCGATCTCGGCGGTCGTCAAGGAGACGCGCCCGCGCCAGCAGGGGCACATCACCGCCGAACAGCTCCGCGACGCAGGGGTGCCGGTCACCCTGATCGTCGACTCCGCGGCGCGGCGCTACCTCGACGAGGTCGACCACGTCGTCGTCGGCGCCGACTCGATCGCCGCCGACGGCGGCGTGATCAACAAGATCGGCACCTCGGGGCTCGCGGTCAACGCCCGCGAGCGCGGCGTCCCGATCATGACCGCGGCCCAGACGATCAAGCTCCATCCCGAGACGCTGACGGGCCACACCGTCGAGATCGAGATGCGCGACGAGGGCGAGGTGATCGAGCCCGAGGCCCGCGAGGAGATCGGCGACATCGCGGTCGAGAACCCCGCGTTCGACGTGACGCCGCCGCGGTACATGGACGCGATCGTCACCGAGCAGGGGCAGTTCCCCCCGGAGAGCATCGTGACGCTGATGCGCGAGCTGTTCGGCGAGGGCGCCGCCGAGCCGTGGGCGGAGCCATGA
- a CDS encoding carbohydrate kinase family protein — protein sequence MSGRDGAPEDSASGDGASVDGDPGDEGVDDWDETVAAWDREVDEWEEAPDGGTEGPVGGDEAADGTADRAGDDVDPAVDRDPDLTPDEADRVPKVVSAGHINWDVTIHVDSLPEPDGETRIERLEQSGGGSAANVAVGLVDLGGQSVVYGSVGGDESGALALRELASAGVDPGQVLVDADEPTSVKYVIVDGGGELLMLANDGANESFSAAGLDRDTLAAADHLHLTGQQPETAAALATAAAEAGATRSFDPGRRVADREFEAALHASDVLFLNDREADALEAATDVDPWEPDDRVVAIKLGDEGATVRTPHGSVSHPGFDVDPVDTAGAGDAFAAGFLAAALREPEITGDGFSHDPRDYQVPILVGNACGAVATESVTARTDLSWDRVRETMGESPETDLLIEVRA from the coding sequence ATGAGCGGGCGCGACGGCGCTCCGGAGGACAGCGCGTCGGGCGACGGCGCCTCGGTCGACGGCGACCCCGGAGACGAGGGCGTCGACGACTGGGACGAGACCGTCGCGGCGTGGGACCGCGAGGTCGACGAGTGGGAGGAGGCCCCGGACGGCGGCACCGAAGGGCCGGTCGGCGGCGACGAGGCCGCCGACGGAACCGCCGACCGCGCCGGCGACGACGTCGATCCCGCGGTCGACCGCGACCCCGACCTGACCCCCGACGAGGCCGACCGCGTGCCGAAGGTCGTCTCGGCGGGCCACATCAACTGGGACGTGACGATCCACGTCGACAGCCTCCCCGAGCCGGACGGCGAGACGCGGATCGAGCGGCTCGAACAGTCCGGCGGCGGCAGCGCCGCGAACGTCGCGGTCGGGCTCGTCGACCTCGGCGGCCAGTCGGTCGTCTACGGCAGCGTCGGCGGCGACGAGTCGGGCGCGCTCGCGCTGCGCGAGCTCGCGAGCGCCGGCGTCGACCCGGGGCAGGTGCTCGTCGACGCCGACGAGCCCACCTCGGTGAAGTACGTCATCGTCGACGGCGGCGGCGAACTGCTCATGCTCGCGAACGACGGCGCCAACGAGTCGTTCTCGGCGGCCGGGCTGGACCGCGACACGCTCGCGGCCGCCGACCACCTCCACCTCACCGGCCAGCAGCCCGAGACCGCGGCGGCGCTCGCGACCGCGGCCGCGGAGGCGGGCGCGACCCGGAGCTTCGACCCCGGGCGCCGCGTCGCGGACCGCGAGTTCGAGGCCGCGCTCCACGCGAGCGACGTGCTCTTCTTAAACGACCGCGAGGCCGACGCGCTCGAAGCGGCGACCGACGTCGACCCGTGGGAGCCGGACGACCGCGTCGTCGCGATCAAGCTCGGCGACGAGGGCGCGACGGTGCGGACGCCGCACGGCAGCGTCTCGCACCCGGGGTTCGACGTCGATCCGGTCGACACGGCCGGGGCGGGCGACGCCTTCGCGGCCGGGTTCCTCGCGGCCGCGCTCCGGGAGCCGGAAATCACCGGCGACGGGTTCTCGCACGACCCGCGCGACTACCAGGTGCCGATCCTGGTCGGCAACGCCTGCGGCGCCGTCGCGACCGAGTCGGTGACCGCGCGCACCGACCTCTCGTGGGACCGCGTCCGCGAGACGATGGGCGAGTCGCCCGAGACGGACCTGCTGATCGAAGTGCGCGCTTGA
- a CDS encoding asparaginase yields MTETDRRDGREDRRDPDDAAARADGGRPRVAVVACGGTIASEPGDDGAAPEKTGDDLVEAVPAVSDHARVTTREVCSQPGFDVRWRDVLATATAARNAVAEGADGVVVTHGTDTLADTAFALDLLTDLDAPVVVTGAQRRLDEPSSDVPANLALAVRAAADDRFAPGVHVAFDDELHAARDVVKGHSNALSTMTSPGTGPVATFTRAASRLVRAPERGVAVDPLADAIGGAADVPEVPVIHSGTGVGAGALERALDAGVGGIVVEGTGLGNVTGALGDAIGEAVESVPVVVAGRPPAGPTEPVYGTPGGAVTLADRGVTFAGDLPAAKARVALALGLAAELDSEGIEALFAPA; encoded by the coding sequence ATGACCGAGACCGATCGCCGTGACGGACGCGAGGACCGGAGGGATCCAGACGACGCAGCCGCGCGCGCCGACGGCGGCCGCCCGCGGGTAGCGGTCGTCGCCTGCGGCGGCACCATCGCCTCGGAGCCGGGCGACGACGGCGCGGCGCCCGAGAAGACCGGCGACGACCTCGTCGAGGCGGTGCCGGCCGTGAGCGACCACGCGCGGGTGACGACCAGAGAGGTGTGCTCACAGCCCGGGTTCGACGTGCGGTGGCGGGACGTGCTCGCGACGGCGACGGCCGCGCGCAACGCGGTCGCAGAGGGGGCCGACGGCGTCGTCGTCACCCACGGGACGGACACGCTCGCGGACACCGCGTTCGCGCTCGACCTCCTCACCGACCTCGACGCGCCGGTCGTCGTCACCGGGGCGCAGCGCCGGCTCGACGAGCCCTCCAGCGACGTGCCCGCGAACCTCGCGCTCGCCGTCCGGGCGGCCGCGGACGACCGCTTCGCGCCGGGCGTCCACGTCGCGTTCGACGACGAGCTCCACGCCGCCCGCGACGTGGTGAAGGGCCACAGCAACGCGCTGTCGACGATGACCTCGCCGGGGACGGGACCGGTCGCGACGTTCACCCGCGCCGCCTCGCGGCTGGTCCGGGCCCCCGAGCGCGGCGTCGCGGTCGACCCCCTCGCAGACGCGATAGGGGGCGCCGCGGACGTGCCCGAGGTCCCGGTGATCCACTCCGGGACCGGCGTCGGCGCGGGCGCGCTCGAACGCGCGCTCGACGCTGGCGTCGGCGGGATCGTCGTGGAGGGGACCGGTCTCGGCAACGTCACCGGGGCGCTCGGCGACGCGATCGGCGAGGCGGTCGAGTCCGTGCCGGTCGTCGTCGCCGGCCGCCCGCCCGCCGGGCCGACGGAGCCGGTGTACGGGACGCCGGGCGGCGCCGTCACGCTCGCGGACCGCGGGGTGACGTTCGCCGGCGACCTCCCGGCCGCGAAGGCGCGCGTCGCGCTCGCGCTCGGCCTCGCGGCCGAACTCGACTCCGAGGGGATCGAGGCGCTGTTCGCGCCGGCGTAA
- a CDS encoding DUF255 domain-containing protein: MSDETRVEWRDWGPEAFAEADERDRPVLLSLSATWCEGCHEMDAITYAEPRIAANVNEEFVPVRVDVDRHPRVRERYNMGGFPTTAFLTPEGTLLTGAGYLDVDGMRQVLESVREMWADKGREAGRVPRALDADLPPRGEVTDGIESHLAGQLEAKYDAENAGWGTDAKFPLPRTVEFALKRDRSRALRTLDAVRDHLTDDVDGGFFRYAGTRDWGDVAYEKPLDTNAAVTRAFANAFLYTGDEAYLEPAVDAVSVLTDELWTGYGVGGSLGPGLGRAYYAAPAADRADLDEPRRDLTVFAGGNALAADALLAVAAYTDDEHAREYADRILDGLERDLIDAESGVVTHYRGSDEAGETDLLEDAARVVGAYVRAAGVRGEGADVARTVADRAIDRLHVDGSFVDGPRSGPGLLDRSFRPLDANVEMASSLLDLAALTGEERYREVARETAEAFAGATERLSVQVADYGSLAGRLRRGTTVIAVGTEPGSDLHRAAWRVADHEKVIAPNAHEADAPAPRTVSEGTAVVLAGDGASEPAETPDQLMDRVGDVLG, encoded by the coding sequence ATGAGCGACGAGACCCGCGTCGAGTGGCGCGACTGGGGCCCCGAGGCGTTCGCCGAGGCCGACGAGCGCGACCGCCCGGTGCTGCTCTCGCTGTCGGCCACCTGGTGTGAGGGCTGTCACGAGATGGACGCGATCACCTACGCGGAGCCGCGGATCGCGGCCAACGTCAACGAGGAGTTCGTCCCCGTCCGCGTCGACGTCGACCGCCACCCGCGGGTGCGCGAGCGGTACAACATGGGCGGGTTCCCGACGACCGCCTTCCTCACGCCCGAGGGGACGCTGCTGACGGGCGCGGGCTACCTCGACGTCGACGGGATGCGGCAGGTGCTCGAATCGGTCCGCGAGATGTGGGCCGACAAGGGCCGCGAGGCCGGGCGCGTGCCCCGCGCGCTCGACGCCGACCTGCCGCCCCGCGGCGAGGTGACGGACGGGATCGAGAGCCACCTTGCGGGCCAGTTAGAGGCGAAGTACGACGCTGAGAACGCCGGCTGGGGGACGGACGCGAAGTTCCCGCTCCCGCGGACCGTCGAGTTCGCGCTGAAGCGCGACCGGAGCCGCGCGCTCCGGACGCTCGACGCGGTCCGCGACCACCTCACCGACGACGTCGACGGCGGGTTCTTCCGCTACGCGGGCACCCGCGACTGGGGCGACGTCGCCTACGAGAAGCCGCTGGACACGAACGCCGCGGTGACCCGCGCGTTCGCGAACGCCTTCCTCTACACCGGCGACGAGGCGTACTTGGAGCCCGCCGTCGACGCCGTCTCCGTCCTCACCGACGAGCTCTGGACCGGCTACGGCGTCGGCGGCAGCCTCGGTCCCGGGCTCGGCCGCGCCTACTACGCCGCGCCGGCCGCGGACCGCGCGGACCTCGACGAACCCCGCCGCGACCTCACCGTCTTCGCCGGCGGCAACGCGCTCGCGGCGGACGCGCTGCTCGCGGTGGCCGCCTACACCGACGACGAGCACGCCCGCGAGTACGCCGACCGGATCCTCGACGGGCTCGAACGCGACCTGATCGACGCCGAGAGCGGCGTAGTGACCCACTACCGCGGCAGCGACGAGGCCGGCGAGACCGACCTGCTGGAGGACGCCGCCCGCGTCGTCGGGGCGTACGTCCGCGCCGCCGGCGTGCGCGGCGAGGGCGCCGACGTCGCCCGCACGGTCGCGGACCGGGCGATCGACCGGCTCCACGTCGACGGGTCGTTCGTCGACGGGCCGCGCTCGGGGCCGGGGCTGCTCGACCGGTCGTTCCGCCCGCTCGACGCCAACGTCGAGATGGCGTCGTCCCTGCTCGACCTGGCGGCGCTCACTGGCGAAGAGCGCTACCGTGAGGTCGCCCGCGAGACCGCCGAGGCGTTCGCCGGCGCCACCGAGCGGCTGAGCGTACAGGTCGCCGACTACGGGAGCCTCGCGGGGCGGCTCCGGCGCGGGACGACCGTCATCGCCGTCGGGACCGAGCCCGGGAGCGACCTCCACCGCGCCGCGTGGCGGGTCGCCGACCACGAGAAGGTGATCGCGCCGAACGCCCACGAGGCCGACGCGCCCGCGCCGCGGACGGTTTCGGAGGGGACGGCGGTCGTCCTCGCGGGCGACGGCGCCTCGGAGCCGGCGGAAACGCCGGACCAGTTGATGGATCGGGTCGGCGACGTTCTGGGCTGA
- a CDS encoding TrmB family transcriptional regulator, which translates to MASLRDLGLSEYEARAYRALLRTGPTTAKDLSRASEVPMGRIYDVLNSLEQHNLVRSQAASRPKKYVAVEPDAALDRLLDEKKEELRTQAEQYESVVDDLSTELDAGEPVDGQFWTAAVGAEEATDLLLERIAASERRVVVVAGAPATGFDLGTIGERVTAELEAALDRGVEIRVLLSPATVDELPRSVGRRYTSELADMEGFEVRTIPGVDGTFNVFDEIEVCIEVPHPLSADEPFAMIDVKDIEFATSVKDQFEPRWAEAEPLTFG; encoded by the coding sequence ATGGCATCTCTTCGCGACTTGGGCCTCTCCGAGTACGAGGCCCGGGCGTACCGCGCGCTCCTTCGGACCGGGCCGACGACGGCGAAGGACCTCTCGCGGGCCAGCGAGGTCCCGATGGGGCGGATCTACGACGTGCTCAACAGCTTAGAGCAGCACAACCTCGTCCGCAGTCAGGCGGCGAGCCGGCCGAAGAAGTACGTCGCGGTCGAGCCGGACGCCGCGCTCGACCGCCTGCTCGACGAGAAGAAAGAGGAGCTCCGGACGCAGGCGGAGCAGTACGAGTCGGTCGTCGACGACCTCTCGACCGAGCTCGACGCCGGCGAGCCGGTCGACGGCCAGTTCTGGACCGCGGCGGTCGGCGCCGAGGAGGCGACGGACCTCCTCTTAGAGCGGATCGCCGCCTCGGAGCGCCGGGTGGTCGTGGTTGCGGGCGCGCCCGCGACCGGCTTCGACCTCGGCACGATCGGTGAGCGCGTGACCGCCGAGCTGGAAGCCGCGCTCGACCGCGGCGTGGAGATCCGGGTGCTGCTGTCGCCGGCGACGGTCGACGAGCTCCCACGGAGCGTCGGCCGGCGGTACACGTCGGAGCTGGCCGACATGGAGGGGTTCGAGGTCCGGACGATCCCGGGCGTCGACGGGACGTTCAACGTGTTCGACGAGATCGAGGTGTGCATCGAGGTGCCGCACCCGCTGTCGGCGGACGAGCCGTTCGCGATGATCGACGTGAAAGACATCGAGTTCGCGACGAGCGTGAAAGACCAGTTCGAGCCGCGCTGGGCGGAGGCGGAGCCGCTGACGTTCGGATAG